Proteins encoded within one genomic window of Pongo abelii isolate AG06213 chromosome 18, NHGRI_mPonAbe1-v2.0_pri, whole genome shotgun sequence:
- the LUC7L gene encoding putative RNA-binding protein Luc7-like 1 — MSAQAQMRALLDQLMGTARDGSVYLCLPTSICKGVAESLMFIEP, encoded by the exons ATGTCCGCCCAGGCGCAGATGCGGGCCCTGTTGGACCAGCTCATGGGCACGGCTCGGGACG gtTCAGTGTATCTTTGCCTGCCTACATCAATCTGCAAGGGAGTTGCAGAAAGCCTCATGTTCATCGAGCCGTGA